The sequence below is a genomic window from Bacteroidota bacterium.
AATTAATATTAGAAAAGGGGGGGAGACCCTCTTTTAAAGGTTATGGAAACAGGAAAAATCCTTATCCTTCAACCTTATGCGTTTCTGTAAACAATGAAGTTGTTCATGGCATTCCAGCTGAAGATAAAAAATTTAAAGAGGGCGATATAGTCAGCTTAGATATTGGTATGCAATATCCGGCCAAAGGCGGTATGTACACTGATATGGCAAAGACGATTGCTGTGGGAAAAACAAGCAAGCAAGTGAAAAAATTGATAAAGACTACACAGGAATCTCTGGAAAACGGCATTGCTAAATGCAGGAGTGGAAATTTAATGTCTCAAGTCTCGGCTGCTATTCAGCAAACAGCAGAAAAGGAAGGATATTCTTTAGTACGCAGCTTAGCCGGTCATGGGGTGGGTAAACAAGTTCATGAAGATCCGCAAATTCCGAATTATGTTTCAGATGATGCTGATATAATATTAAAACCCGGCATGACCTTAGCGCTCGAACCAATGGTTAACATTGGTGACTATCAGGTTGAATTACTTGAAGACGGCTGGACTTTTGTAACTTGTGACAGTGAGCTATCAGCGCATTTTGAACACACAGTGTTAGTAACAGAGGGTGATCCAGAGGTATTAACAATTTTATAACTCAAATAAAAGGAAAAACGAAAAGGTAAAAACGATAATTAAAAATTCAAAATGTCCCGAGATTGTCGAGGGACTCCATGTTTTTTCTTTTTCCACTTTTATATTTACATTTATTTTTATGCAATTACTTGGAATAGATTATGGCAAAAGCAAGGTCGGTTTAGCACTTGGCGATGATGTCACCAAGATGGCTTTTGGTTTAAAGACAATTAGAAATGAAGGTTTACAAAAATTGGTTAGTGAAATAAAAAAAATAATGGAGGAAGAGGCTGTTGAATTAATTGTTTTGGGAAAACCAGTTAATTTAGAAGGTGAGGAAGTAATATCAAAAGATATGCAGGCTTTTTACGATGAATTAAATGCTGTAAATTCAATTGTCTGGCAAAATGAGCAGTTATCGACAAAACAGGCGCAGAGTATGGCTAAAACAATACCGGGAAAACCAGTTCGATTAAAAGAAGTTGATGATAAAATAGCAGCTATGGTAATTTTACAGTCGTATCTTGATAGTATTTAAATTCTAAATACGGGATGATGGAATAATTTCTGTTGATGGAGATGTTGATTTTTGGCTCATTTACAAGTAAATTTTGACTTTTTTTGCTACTTTTCTCTTGTATGAAGTTATTACATAAGAAAAGTCAATGCTGTGGCGCCAAGATTGTTCGTTTTGGCGGCAAGCGAAGGAAGTGCACTGTTTGTCATAAAACATGGAGTGAGCACCCTGCTAAACGGGGTCCCAAGCCAAGGCGTAAACAATGCGACTATCTCAAGAAAGTTTTTAACCATGGATTTAAGGTAAAGCAATTATCGCTAAACTCTAAATTATCTACTGATGCGATCTACAAGATATTTGCTCATAATATAGATTCAGTAGTTAAAGAAAAACGAATCATTAGGCTTGGAGGTCCAAAATTGATTTTAGTGATCGATGCTCAATGGCATTATTTCAAAAAAGAATTATGGACATTATATTTTCTGGCCATTAAGTCGACATCCTCTCAAACTGTCACTATTCTTGATCCAATACTTAGACTAGGGAAAGAAAATGCCACTACTTGGAACGAGATATTCAATCAACTGCCAATATCGATTAAAAACCGTATAATTGCTTTAATTTCTGACGGAATCAGGGGCATTGAGACTATTGCCGATAAAAATGGCTGGATAATACAACGCTGTCATTTTCATTTACTTAGCGCTTTGCAGAAAAGACGTGGCAAGAGAGCCTCTACTCCGGGAAGATTGATCAGAGAAGAGACATACAATT
It includes:
- the map gene encoding type I methionyl aminopeptidase; the encoded protein is LILEKGGRPSFKGYGNRKNPYPSTLCVSVNNEVVHGIPAEDKKFKEGDIVSLDIGMQYPAKGGMYTDMAKTIAVGKTSKQVKKLIKTTQESLENGIAKCRSGNLMSQVSAAIQQTAEKEGYSLVRSLAGHGVGKQVHEDPQIPNYVSDDADIILKPGMTLALEPMVNIGDYQVELLEDGWTFVTCDSELSAHFEHTVLVTEGDPEVLTIL
- the ruvX gene encoding Holliday junction resolvase RuvX, translated to MQLLGIDYGKSKVGLALGDDVTKMAFGLKTIRNEGLQKLVSEIKKIMEEEAVELIVLGKPVNLEGEEVISKDMQAFYDELNAVNSIVWQNEQLSTKQAQSMAKTIPGKPVRLKEVDDKIAAMVILQSYLDSI